In Streptomyces sp. Li-HN-5-11, the sequence CCTTCTCAGCCACACCAACGCGGTCCTCGCCCAGCTGGAGCGCGCCGAGGCCGAGCTCGCCGCGTACGGCTCGGGCGCGGCCGGGACGGTCACCGTGGCCGCCTTCGCCACCGGCATCGCCGAGGTGGTGGCGCCGGCGGTGGCCCGTCTGACCGGCACGGCACCGGGCATCCGCATCCGCGTCCAGGACGCCGAGGGCGACGCGAGTCTGCCGATGGTGCTGGACCGGCAGGTCGACGTGGCGGTAGCCGTCGAGTACCGCGGGGCGCCGCCCGCCGACGACCCGCGTCTGACCCATCTCCCGCTGTACGCCGAGCCCTTCGACGCGGTCGTCCCGGTCACCCACCGTCTCGCAGACGCCTCCCAGGTGCCGCTCGCCGAGCTGGCCAAGGACTGCTGGATCGGTCCCTACCCCGGCAACCCCTGCCACGACGTCGTCGTCCTGGCCTGCGAGAACGCCGGATTCCAGCCCCGTCTCGAACACTCCTCGGACGACTTCCGCGCGGTGGTCGCCCTCGCCTCGGCCGACGCGGGAGTGGCCCTCGTCCCCCGCTCGGCGCTGCGCGGCATGGACCTCACCGGCGTGGTCGTGCGCCCGGTCGACGGTGTGGCGCCCACCCGCCGGGTCTTCGCCGCGGTGCGCCGGGGAGCCGAGCAGCACCCGCTGATCCGCCCGGTGCTTCAGGCGCTGGGCGAGGCGGCGGAGCGGGCACAGGCCTGAGACACGGAGTGAGGGCCCCGTAACCCGGGCGTCTCATATCCGGGATATCGTCTCAGACATGAGACGGGATGTGGTCGAGCACGAGTCCGCTCCCGACCCCGTGGACGCCCGGCTCGCTGCCCGGCTCGCCGAGCTGCGGGCCGAACGCGGCTGGTCGCTGGGCGAGCTGGCGGAGCGCAGCGGCGTGAGCCGGTCGACGCTGTCGCGGGCCGAGCGGGCGGAGACCAGCCCCACGGCCGCACAGCTGGGCCGGCTGTGCCATGTGTACGGCCGCACCATGTCGCACCTGCTCAGCGAGGTCGAGACGGAGCACGCACCGCTGGTGCGGGCCGCCGAGCAGACGGTGTGGGAGGACCGCGCCTCCGGGTTCGTCCGGCGTTCGGTGTCGCCGCCGCACACCGGGCTGCGCGGCGAACTCGTCGAGGGCAGGCTCGAGGCCGGTGCCGACATCGCCTACGACCGCCCGCCCGTACCCGGTCTGGAGCAGCACATCTGGGTGCTGGAGGGCGCGCTGGACGTGACCGCGCAGGACGTCGCCCACCACCTCGGCACCGGTGACTGTCTGCGGCTGCGGGTGTGGGGACCGACCCGGTTCCGCTGCGCCGGCCCCGAGGGCGCCCGGTACGTCCTGGCGGTGGTGCGGCCGTGACGACGACCGTGACCCGGCTCGACGCCGCCCGGCTGGACATGTGCGTCACGGGGTTGGCCGGACTGCTGACCGACACGGTGGCCGGGGGCGCCTCCGTCGGATTCCTCGCTCCCCTCGATCACTCCGAGGCCCTCGCCTGGTGGCAGGACCGCGTGGCGGGCGTGGCCGCCGGCCGGCTCGCCGTGTGGGCGGCCCACGACGGCGGGGACCGGATCGCCGGCACCGTGAGCCTCGCCTTCCCCGACAAGCCCAACAGCCGCCACCGGGCCGAGCTGGTCAAGCTGATGGTGCGCCCGGACGCGCGCGGGCAGGGCCTCGGCGGCCGGCTGCTGGCCACCGCGGAGGAGGCCGCCGCCGCGGCCGGCATCACCCTGCTCCACCTGGACACCGAGACCGGCAGCCCCGCCGAGCGCCTCTACCGCTCGTCCGGCTGGACGCGGGCCGGAGTGATCCCCGACTACGCGGCGGACCCGGCGGGAGCCGTGCGGCCGACGACGATCTACTACAAGCGGGTTGGGGCGGGCGCCCACGGCGGGTGACTGTCAGGGGGAGCGGCTAGCGTGCGTGACATGCCCGATGCCGAAGACGTCAGACGTATCGCCCTGTCCCTGCCGGACACGACGGAGAAGACCGCCTGGAGCATGCCCACGTTCCGGGTCGCGGGGAAGATGTTCGCCACGCTGCCGGAGGAGGAGACCTCCATCGCCGTGCGCTGCCCGAAGGAGGAGCGCGACGAACTGGTGCTGGCGGAGCCGGAGAAGTTCTGGATCGCCGGCCACGAGGCGCAGTTCGCCTGGGTCCGGGCCCGCCTGGCCGCCATCGAGGACGAGGAGGAGCTGCGGGACATCCTCGCCGACTCCTGGCGCCAGGCGGCCCCGCCCCGGCTCCTGGACGCCTACCCCGAGCTGGGCCGGCCCGCCGCACGCTGACGTAAAGGTGTGCGCGACCACCGACCCGAGTGCGGTATTGTTTTCCTGCCCGTCAGGCCAGGGGAAACCCCAGGTCAGACAGGCAACGGGACGTGGCGCAGCTTGGTAGCGCACTTGACTGGGGGTCAAGGGGTCGCAGGTTCAAATCCTGTCGTCCCGACTTGCGAAAGCAGCAGGTCAGAGGCCGTATCGGACATGCCGATACGGCCTCTGACGGTTGTGCGGGTGGGCAGAGGGGTAGTAGGTGCGGGTCCGGTCGTCGGCGACGGCGAACGGATCGTGCAGCGGCATGCCGGGAAGCCGCATGGGTTCGGATTCGGCCACGGCCGGAAGAATACGTGGACGCCCCCGGCACACCGCCCGCACCACTGCCCGTGGGAACCCACGGACGGAAAGCCCGCCTTACTGCGCCTGGACGTCGGCCCGCGAGACGGCCAGGTAGCCGACGAAGCCGAGGATGGCGACCGTCCAGGACAGGGTGACCGGGCCCAGGCCCAGCCCGAGGCCGCCGCGGGCGGGGGAGACGGCCATCCAGTCGGCGATCGAGGCGCCGAGGGGCCGGGTGATGACGTACGCGGTCCAGAAGGCGGTCACCGCGCCCAGGGTGCCGCCGCGGTGGGCGAGGGCGGGGACGCAGATCGCGACGCCGAACAGGACGACGGAGCCCAGGTAGCCCAGACCCGTGGTCGCGGTGAGGTCGCCCGCGGCGGTGCCGAGCGCGAAGGTGGCCAGGACGGCCGCCCAGTAGAACGCCTCACGGCGGCGGGTGTGGATGCTGTGGATCGACAGCGTGCGCTCGACGGTGTACCAGAGGGCGAAGACGGCGGCCAGCGCGGCCATGAAGACGGGCGTCGAGACGATGTAGGGGACGCCGAGGCCCACGTGCAGGAAGTCCGCGGCCATCGTGCCGAACACGCTCACCATGACGATGGCCGTCCAGTAGATCCAGGCCACGTACCGGCGGACGGCGAACTGCAGGGCCAGCGACGCCACCAGGGCGAGCCCGCCCAGAGCGACCGCCGGGACCGGACCGAGGAGATGGGCCAGGAAGTCGGACGCCGTCTCGCCCATGCCGGTGGTCAGCACCTTGATGATCCAGAAGTAGACGGTCACCTCCGGCACCTTGTTCGCCATCCGGCGGATACGGGCGCGGGTGCCGGGACGGTACTCGTCGCGACGGTCGTCGAGGAGGTGCTCTGTGCTCATGACGCGCACGATCGCATGAGTAACTGCCCAGGCCCCAGACCCCTTTGCCAGGGTTTTGTGACTTCTGGTGCAGGAGTTGCCAGACAGCTCAGGGAATCCGGAAGCGACCAGGACATCGCGGCGGCCGCGACCGGATCCCGTTCAGTAGACGTAACCGACGTGCGCGAGCGCCTGCTTGAGCAACACGCCGTGCCCGCCGGGCATCTCGCTCTGCACCGCGGGGGAAGCGGCCTCCTGCGGGCTGAACCAGACCAGGTCGAGGGCGTCCTGCCGGGGCCGGCAGTCACCGGTGACCGGAACGATGTAGGCGAGCGACACGGCGTGCTGGCGCGGGTCGTGGTACGGCGTGACGCCGGCCGTCGGGAAGTACTCGGCGACGGTGAAGGGCTGCAGCGAGGCGGGCACGCGGGGCAGAGCCACCGGGCCGAGATCCTTCTCCAGGTGGCGCAGCAGGGCGTCCCGCACCCGCTCGTGGTGCAGGACCCGGCCGGAGACCAGGGTCCGGCTGACCGTTCCGTCCGGCCCTATCCGCAGGAGCAGGCCGATGCTGGTCACCTCACCGCTGTCGTCGACGCGCACGGGCACCGCCTCGACGTACAGGATGGGCATGCGGGCGCGCGCCGACTCCAGTTCGTCGGTCGTCAGCCAGCCGGGAGTGGTTTCGGTCATGTCAGACATTGCTTGATCATACTTTCAGGGGTTCCGGCTCGGTGCGTGCCGCTCCGGCGCTGTGAGCGGCCACACGTCGTTCACGTGTCTTCTGCCTCCTCGGCGAGTCCGTAGACCCGCCGAGCGTTGTCGCCTCCCGTCCACCGTGCGATGCGCAGCGCGTCCGCCGGGCTCAGTTCGTCGGCGTCCACCCGCTCCCGCAGCAGTCCGGCCAGGCCCTGCCGGAAGGCCACCGCGCCGAGGTGGTGGAACTCGGCCACACCGTAGGCGTCGGAGCTGTACAGCAGTTTGCGGAACGGTGTGATCTCCAGGGCCTCCGCCAGGACCGCCCGGGCCCGGGCGGGGCCGACGTGGTGCAGGGTCAGGCCGACGTCGAGGTGGACCTGCTCGAAGACGGCCGCGAGGTAGGAGGCCTGACGCTGGAAGGGCCAGCAGTGCAGCAGCAGCACCGGGATCGTGCCGGCCGTCAGGCGCAGCCAGTCGGTCAGGAGGGCGGGATCGGCGCGGTGCAGGCGGACGTCGTTGTCGCCGAAACCGGTGTGCAGCTGGAGGGGCAGACCGAGGTCGACGGCCGTCCACAGCAGGTGCCGTACGAGGACCGGGTCGTCCAGGCGGTGACCTCCGCGGGTGAGCCACCGGGCCGCCGCCCGCGTGACCTCCGCCTCCGACGGGCGCTGCGGATCCAGGTCGAAGCCGGTGCGGTAGGCGGCCACCGACTTCACCGCCACCACGCCCGGCCGTCGTACGGCGTCCCGCACCGCCTCGCGCAGGACGGCACCGTACTCGCCGGGTTCCGCCCCCCGTGCCGCCACCGCCTCCGCGACGGCCTCCAGCCGTACGACCTCGTGGGCCACCGCGTCACCGCCGGCTGCCGCCGCCAGCTCGGCCGGGGTGGTGACCGGGCCGGGCGCGTAGCCGGTGTCGACGCAGAAGACGTTCGTGCCGGCGGCGGCGAGGAAGCGCCGGTTCACCTCATCCGCGCCCAGCTCGGCCCGCCGGGCGAGATAGGTGTCGGCCGGGGCGTGCCGCG encodes:
- a CDS encoding LysR family transcriptional regulator translates to MIEARRLHILRAVADHRTVTAAAAALYLTPSAVSQQLTALEQETGHRLVERGAKGVRLTPAGEILLSHTNAVLAQLERAEAELAAYGSGAAGTVTVAAFATGIAEVVAPAVARLTGTAPGIRIRVQDAEGDASLPMVLDRQVDVAVAVEYRGAPPADDPRLTHLPLYAEPFDAVVPVTHRLADASQVPLAELAKDCWIGPYPGNPCHDVVVLACENAGFQPRLEHSSDDFRAVVALASADAGVALVPRSALRGMDLTGVVVRPVDGVAPTRRVFAAVRRGAEQHPLIRPVLQALGEAAERAQA
- a CDS encoding XRE family transcriptional regulator, with protein sequence MRRDVVEHESAPDPVDARLAARLAELRAERGWSLGELAERSGVSRSTLSRAERAETSPTAAQLGRLCHVYGRTMSHLLSEVETEHAPLVRAAEQTVWEDRASGFVRRSVSPPHTGLRGELVEGRLEAGADIAYDRPPVPGLEQHIWVLEGALDVTAQDVAHHLGTGDCLRLRVWGPTRFRCAGPEGARYVLAVVRP
- a CDS encoding amidohydrolase family protein, with translation MNGPAAAGEAEGVLAALPLVDHHCHGVVTDDLDRAAFESLITEGEAWPGSGISLFDSPVGVAVRRHCAPVLDLPRHAPADTYLARRAELGADEVNRRFLAAAGTNVFCVDTGYAPGPVTTPAELAAAAGGDAVAHEVVRLEAVAEAVAARGAEPGEYGAVLREAVRDAVRRPGVVAVKSVAAYRTGFDLDPQRPSEAEVTRAAARWLTRGGHRLDDPVLVRHLLWTAVDLGLPLQLHTGFGDNDVRLHRADPALLTDWLRLTAGTIPVLLLHCWPFQRQASYLAAVFEQVHLDVGLTLHHVGPARARAVLAEALEITPFRKLLYSSDAYGVAEFHHLGAVAFRQGLAGLLRERVDADELSPADALRIARWTGGDNARRVYGLAEEAEDT
- a CDS encoding NUDIX hydrolase family protein, with translation MTETTPGWLTTDELESARARMPILYVEAVPVRVDDSGEVTSIGLLLRIGPDGTVSRTLVSGRVLHHERVRDALLRHLEKDLGPVALPRVPASLQPFTVAEYFPTAGVTPYHDPRQHAVSLAYIVPVTGDCRPRQDALDLVWFSPQEAASPAVQSEMPGGHGVLLKQALAHVGYVY
- a CDS encoding GNAT family N-acetyltransferase → MCVTGLAGLLTDTVAGGASVGFLAPLDHSEALAWWQDRVAGVAAGRLAVWAAHDGGDRIAGTVSLAFPDKPNSRHRAELVKLMVRPDARGQGLGGRLLATAEEAAAAAGITLLHLDTETGSPAERLYRSSGWTRAGVIPDYAADPAGAVRPTTIYYKRVGAGAHGG
- a CDS encoding MmcQ/YjbR family DNA-binding protein, with translation MPDAEDVRRIALSLPDTTEKTAWSMPTFRVAGKMFATLPEEETSIAVRCPKEERDELVLAEPEKFWIAGHEAQFAWVRARLAAIEDEEELRDILADSWRQAAPPRLLDAYPELGRPAAR